TTGTAATATAGGGGGTACTTACTTAAAAAAAGGGGATATGAAAAATGCCAAGACCTATGAAGGGCAGAAGAGTTTGTAAAATGCCTAATGTAAATAAATTTGGGCCCTTAAATGTGCCAAAAAATCCTGATGAAGCAATAATTATGACTGTAGATGAGTATGAAACTATAAGATTAATAGATTTAGAAGGATATAAACAAGAAGACTGTGCAAAACAAATGAATGTAGCTCGTACTACAGTTCAGGGAATATATATTGAAGCAAGAAAAAAAATAGCTGATTCAATAGTTAACGGAAAGATATTATTAATCCAAGGTGGAGAGTACAAACTTTGTGAAGAAGTACATCATAATGGAGAAGGTGCTTGTCATGGATTTAGACGTCAAAATTGTCATAGAAAAAAACAAGACACGTCTCTATAAAAAAGAGAAGGGAGATTATGATTAATTTATTAATCATATAATATAAATATGGAAATTATGATAGATTGTATACCTTGTCTACTAAAACAAGCATTAGAAGCTTCAAAAATGGCTACTGATGATTCTAATAAACAAGAAGAAATTGTATTAGAAGGATTGAAGATTTTATTAAACTATAAAAACTATAGAAATTCGCCTGACTTAGCAAGACAAATTCATTTAACTATAAAAGAAAAAACAGGGATAAAGGATCCTTATATTCAAGTAAAGAAAAGAGATTTGGAATTTGCTAAAAATTTAAGGCCTAGTTTATACCAGTTTTTAGATAGTAAAGATGATAAATTATACTGGGCATTAAAAGTAGCGGCAGCTGGAAATAATTTAGACTCAGCAATATATAAGGAAACAGATATAAAAAAAGCTATAAAAGAAGAATTAGACAAAAGTTTTGAAATTAGTGATATAGATATATTTACAGAAAAATTAAAAAGTGCAAAAAATATTCTTGTCATTGGTGATAATACTGGGGAAACAGTGTTTGATAAAATAATGATTGAATATTTACCTCAGATAAATATTACATATGCCGTAAGGAGTGAACCTATAATAAATGATGTTACCGAAAAAGAGGCATATGATTCAAATTTAGATGAAGTTTCTACTATAGTTTCTACGGGTTGTAATGCCTCAGGAGCTATACTTGAAGATTGTAGTGAAGAATTCAAAACACTTTTTAAAGCTGCGGATATTATTATTAGTAAGGGACAGGGTAATTATGAAGCTCTTTCAGAAGAAAGAGGAAATGTATTTTTTCTTCTTAAAGCAAAATGTCCAATGATTGCTAGTAGATTAGAAGTTAAACTTGGAAGTTATGTATTTAAGTATAATAAATTTAAAAACTAATAATATATTCATAATTCTTTCATAATCAAATCCTATAATTACTATAAGCAAATAATTAATTAGTATTTAAGATTGTTTAATTAAAAAGGAGATGTGCATTATGGAAAAAATTATGAAAATGATGTTAGGTGGATTTTTAGTATTTGGACTAGTTATATCAAATGTTTCTATGGATTCAGTATATGCATCAAGTTCTGATACAGGTGCAATAGGAGCTCTTCAAGATAAAGAGTTCACATTGAATGAAATGCTTGAATATGCTATAGAAGATGAGTATTTAGCTCAAACAGAATATGATTTAATAATGAAAGAATTTAATGTAACTAGACCATTTTCTAACATAATTAAATCAGAAGGAACACATATAAGCTTACTTGAACCCCTATTTGATAAATATAATGTAGTAATTCCGAATAAAGATTGGGAAAGCCTATTAGAAGTTCCAAGTTCACTAAATGAAGCATATGAAGTAGGAGTAGAAGCAGAAATAAAAAATATAGCAATGTATGAACTATTTTTAAAACAAGATTTACCTGATGATGTAAGAACTGTATTTGAAAGATTAAAATCAGCATCTGAAAACCATCTACGTTCTTTTGAAAGACAAGTAGATAGAAAAATAGGTGGAAATTTTAATAAAAATAATTAAAAGAAAAAACTTAGCAGGCTCTTGCTTGCTAAGTTTTTTTACAGACAAA
This is a stretch of genomic DNA from Acetoanaerobium sticklandii. It encodes these proteins:
- a CDS encoding DUF134 domain-containing protein, which gives rise to MPRPMKGRRVCKMPNVNKFGPLNVPKNPDEAIIMTVDEYETIRLIDLEGYKQEDCAKQMNVARTTVQGIYIEARKKIADSIVNGKILLIQGGEYKLCEEVHHNGEGACHGFRRQNCHRKKQDTSL
- a CDS encoding damage-control phosphatase ARMT1 family protein; translated protein: MEIMIDCIPCLLKQALEASKMATDDSNKQEEIVLEGLKILLNYKNYRNSPDLARQIHLTIKEKTGIKDPYIQVKKRDLEFAKNLRPSLYQFLDSKDDKLYWALKVAAAGNNLDSAIYKETDIKKAIKEELDKSFEISDIDIFTEKLKSAKNILVIGDNTGETVFDKIMIEYLPQINITYAVRSEPIINDVTEKEAYDSNLDEVSTIVSTGCNASGAILEDCSEEFKTLFKAADIIISKGQGNYEALSEERGNVFFLLKAKCPMIASRLEVKLGSYVFKYNKFKN
- a CDS encoding ferritin-like domain-containing protein, yielding MEKIMKMMLGGFLVFGLVISNVSMDSVYASSSDTGAIGALQDKEFTLNEMLEYAIEDEYLAQTEYDLIMKEFNVTRPFSNIIKSEGTHISLLEPLFDKYNVVIPNKDWESLLEVPSSLNEAYEVGVEAEIKNIAMYELFLKQDLPDDVRTVFERLKSASENHLRSFERQVDRKIGGNFNKNN